Proteins encoded within one genomic window of Thioploca ingrica:
- a CDS encoding membrane-flanked domain, with protein MKKNLYELLEVSSEATPEQIKLAMVRLGKKYATKSQMNENARAHFNQIKEAYKVLSSPYRRASYDDSLRLNQEKLAVARRIAKLTQIKEWFIREFKNIYQAIIEWQHQKRHAIKELKIKQQSSLTGEAQPLKGWKVFKQRAATQYISNTLIPGEKIMFQAYTHWFFFLDLGALLLVIGTSYLLIDNPQFIGKDVPTLPLWVPKLVSNQPIMVSVWYLGLTVLWFISVLMLWEAFIIKQTTELALTTKRIIAQFGFFNRTVIELKLRRFESITVDQSLLGRLFNYGTITITGMGGVKTIVPNIMAPVKFKKILWQVLEYLGHTGDDDD; from the coding sequence ATGAAAAAAAATTTATATGAATTACTTGAAGTATCATCGGAGGCCACTCCAGAGCAAATTAAATTGGCTATGGTGCGTTTAGGTAAAAAATATGCGACTAAAAGTCAAATGAATGAAAATGCTCGTGCTCATTTTAACCAAATTAAAGAAGCTTACAAAGTTTTATCTAGTCCTTATAGACGAGCCAGTTACGATGATTCTTTAAGATTAAATCAAGAAAAATTAGCAGTAGCTAGAAGAATAGCCAAATTAACTCAAATAAAAGAATGGTTTATTAGAGAATTTAAGAATATATATCAGGCTATCATTGAATGGCAGCACCAAAAACGACACGCCATTAAAGAATTAAAAATTAAACAACAATCTAGTTTAACGGGAGAGGCTCAACCCCTGAAAGGGTGGAAAGTTTTTAAACAACGCGCGGCGACTCAATATATTAGTAATACGTTAATACCGGGTGAGAAAATTATGTTCCAAGCTTATACTCACTGGTTCTTTTTTCTCGACTTGGGCGCTTTACTTTTAGTCATTGGAACCAGCTATTTGTTAATAGATAATCCTCAGTTCATTGGCAAAGATGTCCCTACACTACCTTTATGGGTACCTAAATTAGTCTCTAACCAGCCCATTATGGTTTCAGTATGGTACTTGGGTTTAACGGTATTATGGTTTATTAGTGTACTCATGCTCTGGGAAGCTTTCATTATCAAGCAAACGACGGAATTGGCGCTTACGACCAAAAGGATTATTGCTCAATTTGGTTTTTTTAATCGCACCGTGATTGAATTAAAATTACGACGTTTTGAAAGTATTACCGTAGACCAAAGTTTATTAGGTAGACTATTTAATTATGGAACGATAACCATTACTGGGATGGGTGGCGTGAAAACGATTGTGCCTAATATCATGGCCCCGGTAAAATTTAAAAAAATTCTTTGGCAAGTTTTAGAGTATTTAGGACACACGGGTGATGACGATGATTAA